Below is a window of Streptomyces sp. WMMB303 DNA.
GCGACAGCCTTCAGGTCTCCGACATGACCGTGCGACGTGACCTGCGACTGCTGGAGCAGGACGGCCTCGTCCGAGTGGTCCGGGGCGGAGTCAGCCTGCCCATCGGCAGCCGGGCACCGGCGTTCTCCGGCCGTGCCGACGCACACCACGAGGCGAAGGCGCGGATCGGGGCCCGTGCCGCTCAGCTGGTCGGGCCGGCCGACGCCATCGCGATCGACGCCGGGACCACACCGTGCGAGCTGGCCACCGCACTGCCGCAGTCGTTCACCGGCTCGGTGGTGACCCATTCGGTGCCCGTGCTCCAGCAGATGCTCGGCCGCCCGACGACCCGGGTCGTCGGGCTCGGTGGCGATCTCAACCCGGAGAGCAGGGCGTTCGTCGGCCCGATGACCGTGGAAGGGGTGGCCCGGCTGCGGGTGCGGCTCTTCTTTCTGGGCGCGGCGGCCCTGGACGAGCGCGGCATCTACGTCAGCACCGACCTGGAGCGCCCCACCAAGCAGGCGCTGATGGGCATAGCCGACGAGGTCGTGCTGCTGGTGGACCACTCCAAGGTCGA
It encodes the following:
- a CDS encoding DeoR/GlpR family DNA-binding transcription regulator — protein: MNDATRRHETAADRREAILSRLQVNGFLSISDLSDSLQVSDMTVRRDLRLLEQDGLVRVVRGGVSLPIGSRAPAFSGRADAHHEAKARIGARAAQLVGPADAIAIDAGTTPCELATALPQSFTGSVVTHSVPVLQQMLGRPTTRVVGLGGDLNPESRAFVGPMTVEGVARLRVRLFFLGAAALDERGIYVSTDLERPTKQALMGIADEVVLLVDHSKVEASAPVLLCPLQAVNTLVTDAHPAAGLAAALDRAGVRVCVAEGASAASGTGG